The following coding sequences lie in one Niabella agricola genomic window:
- a CDS encoding FHA domain-containing serine/threonine-protein kinase, producing MQELASKYDILKVVGHGGFSAVFKARSKEDPGHVVALKQLDFVLENEDAKEYRDFKNEVEILKRLDHPNIVKIYDEYILDNKPSLEMEYVDGETLESIIQREGYFSIEDTLEMITQMASALSYCHHYHTYDSPPQHWLSDSVIINRDAIIHNDINPKNIIRTKNEDGSCRYVLIDFGLSFADPDAVRHSKKEDGMAEYKAPEKWRGQLVDTPSDIYSLGIVIYELLAGQVPFPVKDYKQANEMLALEEKHKSAPVPDICRKRMEAIEKKEGQRPEECDIPAWLEMLVRRCLEKNPLNRFKTGRELSQFFYNGLDGKIETPQQHTAVIDIDPAIPGKNAGAYIEVEPNILTEGQHFFINKDLVTIGRWNDLPGATADFGIRTSDRFISKNHCQILRKPDATDGYAYFLQDKAPSKNGTFFNSEKNSIRLSDTTEVLLKDGDYFWIGNTRLIFHAQ from the coding sequence ATGCAGGAGTTAGCATCAAAATACGATATTCTTAAGGTGGTTGGTCATGGCGGTTTTTCGGCGGTATTTAAGGCAAGGAGCAAGGAAGATCCGGGGCATGTGGTGGCGCTGAAACAGCTGGATTTTGTACTTGAAAACGAAGACGCTAAAGAATACCGTGATTTTAAAAATGAAGTCGAGATCCTGAAGCGACTGGATCATCCCAATATTGTAAAAATCTATGACGAATACATACTAGACAATAAGCCCTCCCTGGAAATGGAATATGTAGACGGCGAAACGCTGGAATCCATTATTCAGCGGGAAGGGTATTTTTCTATAGAAGATACGCTGGAGATGATCACTCAAATGGCTTCAGCTTTAAGTTATTGCCATCATTATCATACTTATGATTCGCCGCCTCAGCACTGGCTTTCGGATTCGGTCATCATTAACCGGGATGCTATTATTCACAATGATATCAACCCAAAGAATATTATCCGTACAAAGAATGAGGATGGCTCATGCCGGTATGTGCTTATTGATTTCGGATTGTCGTTTGCAGACCCCGATGCGGTGCGGCATAGCAAAAAGGAAGATGGTATGGCTGAGTACAAAGCGCCTGAGAAATGGCGCGGGCAGCTGGTAGATACGCCTTCTGATATCTACAGTCTGGGGATCGTTATTTACGAACTGCTTGCCGGACAGGTGCCCTTTCCTGTAAAAGATTATAAACAGGCCAACGAAATGTTGGCACTGGAGGAAAAACATAAGAGTGCGCCCGTGCCGGATATCTGCCGGAAGCGGATGGAGGCCATCGAAAAAAAAGAAGGGCAGCGTCCGGAGGAATGTGATATCCCGGCCTGGCTGGAAATGCTGGTGCGGCGCTGCCTGGAAAAGAATCCGCTGAACCGTTTCAAGACCGGCAGGGAGTTAAGCCAGTTTTTTTACAACGGGTTGGATGGAAAGATAGAGACGCCGCAGCAGCATACAGCGGTCATTGATATTGATCCCGCGATCCCGGGGAAAAATGCGGGAGCCTATATTGAGGTAGAACCGAATATTCTTACAGAGGGGCAGCATTTTTTTATCAATAAGGACCTGGTTACGATCGGACGGTGGAATGATCTGCCGGGAGCGACGGCTGATTTCGGTATCCGGACCTCGGACCGGTTTATATCAAAAAATCATTGCCAGATTCTTCGGAAGCCGGATGCAACAGATGGATATGCCTATTTTTTACAGGATAAAGCACCCAGCAAGAATGGAACCTTTTTCAATTCAGAAAAGAATTCGATCCGCTTGTCGGACACTACGGAAGTATTGTTAAAGGATGGTGATTATTTCTGGATCGGGAACACCCGGTTGATTTTTCATGCGCAATAA
- a CDS encoding DUF6364 family protein translates to MDAKITLSFNRVVIEDAKTYAASQGLSLSRLVELLLQKVIASGQHHNIEHIPIEDWVSMVAEGPAAYNAKPLGKKQKAAYYKRHK, encoded by the coding sequence ATGGACGCCAAAATTACCTTAAGTTTTAACCGTGTTGTCATTGAGGATGCAAAGACATATGCTGCTTCCCAGGGGTTAAGTCTCTCCCGACTTGTAGAATTGCTTTTACAAAAGGTTATAGCTAGCGGTCAGCATCACAACATTGAGCACATTCCTATTGAAGATTGGGTAAGCATGGTGGCGGAAGGGCCTGCTGCTTACAATGCCAAACCACTTGGCAAAAAGCAAAAAGCAGCGTATTATAAACGTCATAAATAA
- a CDS encoding SH3 domain-containing protein: MKSFIVTAGLILLMGSAQAQRKLTAVTTSRGAVVEHRVTSGESLQYLSTKYGVSLSSLAKANGMKTSQDLRIGQTVKVPVTASNLNTKSRKGIPVYYEAGAKDNLNSISRKFNRVDVKTLKSWNKLRKDDVSKGQDILVGYLTDNAAAKKEKVEDEKKETAKNNTGAALKAGKKVTVTSAVNIRKGASTSQPVVGTLQKDEVVTIVRMTNSDWAEVRTGDGKKGYMATQFLEPAATTKQPEEEKGTAKTPVDLNAGKKVTATSAVNIRRGPGTDEPVIGRVEKDEVVTVTRKINDEWAAIRTNDGKKGYIASQFVEAVTEENNTEKKEIARTETKKATGQKVKAATDTYINIRKGPGTDQPVVGQAQKDEILTLVRRVNDEWAAVRTNDGVDGYAAAQYLIDPSAEAPERPVAKKEEPAAKVEKQMAIVGSGINIRKGPATSEPIVGKAENSEMVTVTGDTNNEWAAIRTSQGITGYIASRFLGTAEQAAALQEQRAREAKTEPAPEAITKTEPARPSKGKSSEPVSSAPVADVAPPPAGFDETGFFKNDYEAQTNAGSTTERSVHAGVFKTDKGWDDGKYYALIDDVPSGTIIKLTNPKAKTTVYAKVLGDIKSLKQKNGPAARISDAAATALRINASDFDVVVSH, from the coding sequence ATGAAATCGTTTATTGTTACGGCCGGATTGATATTATTGATGGGATCTGCCCAGGCGCAAAGAAAACTAACTGCTGTTACCACTTCCCGAGGAGCGGTGGTGGAGCACCGGGTTACATCCGGGGAGTCATTACAGTATTTGAGTACGAAATACGGAGTTTCTCTTTCTTCGTTGGCAAAAGCTAACGGCATGAAAACCAGTCAGGACCTTCGGATCGGGCAAACGGTGAAGGTTCCTGTAACCGCTTCAAATCTGAATACAAAATCAAGAAAAGGTATACCGGTGTATTATGAAGCAGGGGCGAAAGATAACCTGAACAGTATCAGCCGGAAATTTAACAGGGTAGATGTAAAAACCCTGAAATCATGGAATAAGCTAAGGAAGGACGATGTCTCCAAAGGCCAGGATATTCTTGTAGGATATCTGACGGATAACGCTGCGGCTAAAAAGGAAAAGGTTGAGGATGAGAAAAAGGAAACAGCTAAAAACAATACGGGGGCTGCCTTAAAAGCGGGGAAAAAGGTAACAGTAACCTCTGCTGTTAACATCCGGAAAGGAGCAAGCACCAGCCAGCCGGTTGTAGGTACTTTGCAAAAGGATGAAGTGGTTACCATTGTTCGCATGACGAACAGCGATTGGGCAGAAGTACGTACCGGTGACGGCAAAAAAGGCTATATGGCTACTCAGTTCCTGGAGCCGGCAGCAACAACAAAACAGCCTGAGGAGGAAAAGGGAACTGCTAAGACGCCTGTTGATTTAAATGCAGGAAAGAAAGTAACGGCGACCTCGGCGGTAAATATCCGGAGGGGACCCGGAACAGATGAACCGGTTATAGGCCGGGTTGAAAAAGATGAGGTGGTTACCGTGACCCGTAAAATCAATGACGAATGGGCTGCGATCCGCACAAATGATGGTAAAAAAGGTTATATCGCTTCTCAGTTTGTTGAAGCGGTAACTGAAGAAAATAATACGGAGAAAAAAGAAATAGCACGAACGGAGACCAAAAAAGCCACAGGGCAGAAAGTGAAAGCTGCTACGGATACCTATATCAATATTCGTAAAGGACCGGGTACTGACCAGCCCGTGGTTGGACAGGCACAGAAAGATGAGATCCTTACCCTGGTGCGCCGGGTGAATGATGAGTGGGCTGCAGTACGTACCAATGACGGTGTGGACGGATATGCCGCCGCGCAATACCTTATTGACCCTTCTGCTGAAGCCCCGGAACGTCCGGTGGCTAAAAAAGAGGAGCCCGCTGCAAAAGTTGAAAAGCAAATGGCGATTGTGGGCTCCGGCATTAATATCCGTAAAGGACCTGCAACCAGCGAACCTATAGTTGGAAAAGCAGAGAACAGTGAAATGGTTACAGTAACTGGTGATACCAACAATGAATGGGCGGCCATACGCACCAGCCAGGGCATCACCGGATATATTGCTTCCCGTTTCCTTGGTACTGCTGAACAGGCTGCTGCGCTTCAGGAGCAGAGGGCCCGCGAAGCAAAAACTGAACCGGCACCGGAAGCCATCACTAAAACAGAGCCGGCCAGGCCGTCTAAAGGAAAATCTTCAGAGCCGGTATCTTCTGCCCCTGTAGCGGATGTAGCGCCTCCTCCGGCTGGTTTTGATGAAACCGGATTCTTTAAAAATGACTACGAGGCCCAGACGAATGCCGGATCTACTACGGAGCGATCGGTACATGCCGGGGTATTCAAAACCGATAAGGGCTGGGACGATGGAAAATATTATGCATTGATCGATGATGTTCCTTCGGGAACGATCATAAAGCTGACGAATCCTAAGGCCAAAACAACCGTTTATGCCAAAGTGTTGGGTGATATTAAAAGCCTGAAACAGAAGAACGGACCGGCAGCCCGCATCAGTGATGCCGCCGCAACGGCGCTTCGGATCAATGCATCAGATTTCGATGTAGTCGTTTCTCATTAA
- the panD gene encoding aspartate 1-decarboxylase gives MFIEVFKSKIHRAVVTEAFLNYMGSITIDEDLMDAANLIENEKVQVVNVHNGERLETYVIKGKRGSGTICLNGPAARKAQVGDPVIIISYASMDIEEARKHQPTIVFPKEGNKL, from the coding sequence ATGTTTATAGAAGTTTTTAAATCCAAGATCCACAGAGCTGTTGTAACCGAGGCTTTTCTCAATTACATGGGCAGCATTACCATTGATGAAGACCTCATGGATGCAGCCAACCTGATTGAAAATGAAAAGGTTCAGGTTGTGAATGTGCACAACGGAGAACGACTGGAAACCTATGTGATCAAAGGAAAAAGGGGTTCTGGCACCATTTGTCTTAATGGCCCTGCTGCCCGGAAGGCACAGGTGGGCGATCCGGTGATTATTATTTCCTACGCCTCTATGGATATTGAAGAAGCCAGAAAACACCAACCTACAATCGTTTTTCCTAAGGAAGGCAATAAGCTTTAG
- a CDS encoding type II toxin-antitoxin system VapC family toxin — MKLFIDANILVAVINKEYPLFTYASRVLSWASAKGYQLVTTSVSLAITYYFAEKKHGARSAKERIGMLAARFFVAECGTKEVQQAAMDKHVTDFEDGLQYFAAYNAGCTHIITENTRDFYFSILEVQTAYDFLKRNYKG; from the coding sequence ATGAAGTTATTTATAGACGCCAATATCCTGGTTGCTGTAATCAATAAGGAATACCCATTGTTTACCTATGCTTCTCGTGTTTTAAGCTGGGCGTCAGCGAAGGGATATCAGTTAGTGACCACGTCGGTAAGTTTAGCAATCACTTATTATTTTGCGGAAAAGAAACATGGCGCCCGGTCCGCAAAAGAACGGATAGGAATGCTGGCAGCACGTTTTTTTGTTGCAGAGTGCGGCACTAAAGAAGTACAGCAGGCCGCAATGGATAAACATGTAACTGACTTTGAAGACGGATTGCAGTATTTTGCGGCATATAATGCCGGCTGTACACATATTATAACCGAAAATACGAGGGACTTTTACTTTTCAATTCTTGAAGTGCAAACGGCATATGATTTTCTAAAAAGAAATTACAAAGGCTGA
- a CDS encoding FtsW/RodA/SpoVE family cell cycle protein, with translation MKKKVTLYPRRIERVLLAAVTLLMGIMAFQYYQHKKDDFINSEYGYESGKMVNLVAPVQASTLQQIFAKGGYFTDEEYIRFVAGKIKNLVEKQGQLPNLGALNKNSLMIPAAEFLNTSSESGKLRFLNAITQLDMDSALYATELKNPAKYPDEVAVQNTKTKLSIHGKIRLAASDSSGGQVGAGVLVKMTEIFPSNYYDTLSTQAGNDPVEFFARTNENGSYEFYNLKENSNYRVVAIKPGFDFGPAKGIAAIQGDQSFHFTGKTHRIRILDRTEFRQIKSDKIFTVRTPADFKKEYFTHLVLFVLAFWILHFVLWLKNYRSDQFILPLLFFLSGTGIIVLYSMQDPLRDIIHGSGMAQCVVGVLLFFSVVLFFLKEHAVMRFYHSKWFDPLYNLLPISGGLKAPRGYSWMLLSIFLMLLLAFIGTGPEGSGVKVNLFGFQVSELSKICMVVFFAAYFAVNAEYFRNIPDNRWLTRNNIKMLLLFVFLLGIYALLGDLGPAIVLCLTFLFFYAFAKEEFFQMVLAAVIYVIALMITSRFINNAQHNYLPLLAALACAGTLGYAFFKKRYESVFFIVLIISSFILLAALPFEFTQRLADRNGMFKDIWENKLIGGDQVAQGIWSLNAGGFLGQGLGKGFSSVMPAYHTDMILESMGEELGLVALIAVFLAFGLLTYRSLLAARRTGKPFLFYLVAGIAIATMIQFFLITAGTLGLIPLTGISVPFLSKGNAGIIITLAAFIMVLLLSNEKGDALEMEYVKKNYDNVNAYAILTFFAVLIFFIGTLFWYQYKSNTYITKPALVLNRKGAWQYSYNPRIGIFLREIRSGNIYDRNGVLLATSSKANFDKVKNKLIPLGANPVLYAEQLKRDQNRYYPFGADLLFWLGDYNKEIANEEEAGYAAEYRHYTLLKGFDVTYTTSQKTSDRYREDRFLPATRKESELVKYDYSALAPILKEGRDGQWVELQNNKDKDIQLSLDAALNQKISAVIQNTAASAPFRTSVVAVNASTGDVLASASNPAPSYKDLKLISNIDPSDYRTIFKQIFQDRVVVPQDLGITFNSRPGSTVKIIDAAAAMNQYGPSAAQFSYFIYPAEVIHQGEPVNMNVDMRTAIVHSSNVYFIKLANDKNLQSSLFNIYDALGMNILNRGGFHFQRPEDYDSETYFKEWGAFVVRGKNIFNSQRLMNTRRRLQSPYSDIAWGQGELSATPLHLAKMSGALADSGILQPSRFLFKSWNNKLVPQKETAVTAQPRIAALISDFMREQSAKVSAASGLEVHGKTGSPERDKLVKKGEKTELKRVTDSWYTFFVASPKLKAPIAFTIRIEEIGNSEYAKTLAVEILKQLKAAGYF, from the coding sequence ATGAAGAAGAAAGTTACATTATACCCAAGAAGAATAGAACGTGTACTGCTGGCTGCGGTTACCTTGTTGATGGGCATTATGGCCTTCCAGTACTACCAGCATAAGAAAGATGATTTTATCAATTCGGAATATGGGTACGAAAGTGGTAAAATGGTCAATCTTGTTGCACCGGTGCAGGCTTCCACGCTGCAGCAGATCTTTGCAAAAGGCGGCTATTTTACGGATGAGGAATACATTCGCTTTGTTGCCGGAAAAATAAAGAACCTGGTAGAAAAGCAGGGGCAATTGCCCAACCTGGGCGCACTGAATAAAAACAGCCTGATGATACCGGCTGCGGAGTTCTTAAACACTTCCAGTGAGTCGGGGAAGCTCCGTTTTTTAAATGCGATCACCCAGCTGGATATGGACAGTGCATTATATGCAACAGAATTAAAAAATCCTGCAAAGTATCCCGATGAGGTTGCGGTGCAGAACACCAAGACGAAATTGTCCATCCATGGTAAGATCCGGCTGGCGGCCTCCGACAGCAGCGGAGGACAGGTAGGAGCCGGCGTGCTGGTAAAAATGACCGAGATTTTTCCCTCGAATTATTATGATACCCTGAGCACGCAGGCCGGAAATGACCCGGTCGAATTCTTTGCGCGCACTAATGAAAACGGATCCTATGAATTTTACAATCTTAAAGAAAACAGCAATTACCGGGTAGTGGCCATAAAGCCAGGGTTTGATTTTGGTCCGGCAAAAGGCATTGCGGCCATCCAGGGAGACCAGTCCTTTCATTTTACCGGAAAAACACACCGGATCCGCATCCTGGACCGTACCGAGTTCCGCCAGATTAAGAGTGATAAGATCTTTACGGTACGCACGCCTGCCGATTTTAAGAAAGAATATTTTACACACCTGGTGTTGTTTGTACTGGCTTTTTGGATACTGCATTTTGTGCTTTGGCTAAAGAACTATCGGAGCGATCAGTTCATCCTGCCGCTGTTGTTTTTTCTTTCCGGTACAGGAATCATTGTGCTCTACAGCATGCAGGACCCGCTGCGCGATATCATTCACGGAAGCGGTATGGCACAATGCGTGGTGGGGGTACTGTTGTTCTTTTCTGTGGTGTTGTTCTTTCTTAAAGAACATGCGGTGATGCGATTTTACCATTCAAAATGGTTTGATCCGTTGTATAACCTGCTGCCCATATCCGGCGGGCTGAAGGCTCCGCGCGGTTATTCCTGGATGCTGTTGTCCATATTCCTGATGCTGCTGCTTGCGTTCATCGGTACGGGGCCGGAGGGGAGCGGCGTAAAAGTAAACCTGTTCGGATTCCAGGTAAGTGAACTATCAAAGATCTGCATGGTGGTATTCTTCGCCGCATATTTCGCTGTCAATGCCGAATACTTCCGGAACATTCCGGATAACCGCTGGCTTACACGGAATAATATAAAAATGTTGCTGTTATTTGTATTCCTCCTGGGTATATATGCCTTGTTGGGCGACCTGGGCCCGGCCATCGTGCTTTGTCTGACCTTCCTATTCTTTTATGCATTTGCCAAAGAAGAATTTTTCCAGATGGTACTGGCTGCCGTGATTTATGTGATTGCACTGATGATTACCTCCCGTTTCATCAATAATGCGCAACATAATTATCTCCCCTTGCTGGCTGCCCTCGCCTGCGCAGGCACCCTGGGCTATGCCTTCTTTAAAAAGCGGTATGAATCTGTTTTCTTTATTGTGCTGATCATTTCATCTTTCATCCTGCTGGCGGCATTGCCCTTTGAATTTACGCAGCGCCTGGCCGACCGGAACGGGATGTTCAAGGATATCTGGGAGAATAAGCTCATAGGGGGCGACCAGGTAGCGCAGGGAATCTGGTCCCTGAATGCAGGCGGCTTCCTTGGGCAGGGCCTGGGTAAGGGTTTTTCCAGTGTAATGCCTGCATATCATACCGATATGATTCTGGAAAGCATGGGTGAGGAGCTGGGGCTTGTTGCGCTGATTGCTGTCTTCCTGGCATTCGGGTTGCTCACTTACCGGTCTTTATTGGCCGCCCGGCGCACTGGTAAACCCTTTCTTTTTTACCTGGTAGCGGGTATTGCCATTGCCACTATGATCCAGTTTTTTCTGATTACGGCAGGCACCCTGGGGCTAATACCGCTCACGGGTATTTCTGTGCCCTTTCTTAGCAAGGGTAATGCGGGTATTATTATTACGCTGGCAGCATTCATTATGGTATTATTGCTTTCCAACGAAAAAGGGGATGCCCTCGAAATGGAATATGTGAAAAAGAACTATGACAATGTAAATGCTTATGCGATTCTTACTTTTTTTGCGGTATTGATCTTTTTCATTGGCACCTTGTTCTGGTACCAGTATAAGTCCAATACCTACATTACCAAACCGGCGCTGGTATTAAACCGCAAAGGCGCCTGGCAATACAGCTATAATCCCCGCATCGGCATCTTTTTGCGGGAGATCCGTTCCGGTAATATTTACGACCGTAACGGTGTGCTGCTGGCCACATCCAGTAAGGCTAATTTTGATAAGGTTAAGAATAAACTGATTCCTTTAGGAGCGAACCCGGTACTTTATGCGGAGCAATTAAAACGGGATCAGAACCGTTACTATCCTTTTGGCGCGGATCTTTTATTTTGGCTGGGAGATTATAACAAAGAAATCGCCAATGAAGAGGAAGCGGGGTATGCTGCGGAATACCGGCATTATACCCTGCTGAAAGGATTTGACGTTACCTATACTACTTCGCAAAAAACATCGGATCGTTACCGGGAAGACCGTTTTTTACCGGCAACGCGCAAAGAGTCCGAGCTGGTAAAATACGATTACAGCGCCCTGGCCCCCATTCTGAAAGAGGGCAGGGACGGCCAATGGGTGGAGCTGCAAAATAATAAAGACAAGGATATCCAGCTCTCGCTGGATGCGGCATTGAACCAGAAGATCAGCGCGGTTATCCAGAATACGGCTGCATCTGCCCCGTTCCGGACTTCGGTGGTTGCTGTTAATGCCAGTACAGGTGATGTGCTGGCTTCTGCTTCAAACCCGGCGCCTTCCTATAAGGATCTGAAACTGATCAGCAATATTGATCCTTCTGATTACCGCACCATTTTTAAGCAGATTTTCCAGGACCGGGTAGTGGTGCCGCAGGATCTGGGCATTACCTTTAACTCCAGGCCGGGATCTACCGTTAAGATCATAGATGCAGCGGCTGCTATGAACCAATATGGCCCTTCTGCCGCGCAGTTCAGTTATTTTATTTATCCTGCGGAAGTGATCCATCAGGGCGAGCCGGTAAATATGAATGTAGATATGCGTACGGCCATTGTACATTCCAGTAATGTATATTTCATCAAACTGGCGAACGATAAAAATTTGCAGTCGTCTTTGTTTAATATATACGATGCGCTGGGGATGAATATCCTGAACCGCGGAGGGTTTCATTTTCAGCGGCCGGAGGATTACGATAGTGAAACCTATTTTAAGGAATGGGGGGCTTTTGTGGTCCGGGGTAAAAATATCTTTAACAGTCAGCGGCTGATGAACACGAGGCGGAGGCTGCAGTCGCCTTATTCAGATATTGCCTGGGGGCAGGGTGAGCTCTCCGCAACACCACTGCATCTGGCTAAAATGTCGGGCGCACTGGCAGACAGCGGCATCTTACAACCTTCCCGTTTCCTCTTTAAAAGCTGGAACAATAAGCTGGTTCCGCAAAAGGAAACCGCTGTGACGGCCCAGCCCCGGATTGCTGCGCTGATCAGCGATTTTATGCGGGAACAATCCGCCAAGGTATCGGCGGCTTCAGGACTGGAAGTGCATGGAAAAACCGGCAGCCCGGAGCGGGACAAGCTGGTAAAAAAAGGCGAAAAGACAGAACTGAAGCGGGTTACCGATTCCTGGTATACATTTTTTGTAGCTTCGCCTAAATTAAAGGCCCCGATTGCGTTTACGATCCGTATTGAAGAGATCGGGAATTCGGAGTACGCGAAGACACTGGCGGTGGAGATTTTAAAACAGTTGAAAGCGGCGGGGTATTTTTAG
- a CDS encoding PP2C family protein-serine/threonine phosphatase gives MSRTVDLYGQTDLGRRREENEDNFIAVPGLWETPSRALAGAIDGVGGYEGGAEAALIARETIEGYLQHFSFGAPLQLLKEAAIAANNKIFEERRANTALSRMSCVFSVAVLDADKEMMYVAHVGDSRGYVYRNGNMLKITRDHSSVGMKEDSGYLTEAEAMQHPRRNEISKMAGEQFLDAEDSNHYFDITEHSFLPGDIALFCSDGLTDLVTQAQMAEILASSGSLRLKTQQLIDKANALGGKDNITVVLATYAAAKKPGRKRTKEAIEIPIATTDDEPNEAMSVMPTTSSKKKISILPVIIAFIVGFLANWTGTKFFFKTNEPPAALPDTTAIPVDSLPVTDSARLQQLDTLINATDTIYRDSVRRNALQGY, from the coding sequence ATGAGCAGAACGGTCGATTTATACGGACAAACAGATCTGGGCCGCAGACGGGAGGAAAATGAAGATAATTTCATTGCTGTTCCCGGTCTTTGGGAAACACCCTCGCGTGCGCTGGCCGGTGCCATTGATGGTGTTGGCGGTTACGAGGGAGGCGCGGAAGCCGCCCTTATAGCCAGGGAAACGATAGAGGGATATCTGCAGCATTTCAGTTTTGGAGCGCCGCTGCAGCTACTGAAAGAAGCAGCGATCGCTGCCAATAATAAAATATTCGAGGAGCGGAGAGCAAATACAGCGCTGAGTCGCATGAGCTGTGTATTTTCGGTGGCGGTGCTGGATGCAGATAAAGAAATGATGTATGTGGCGCATGTGGGCGATAGCCGCGGTTATGTTTACCGCAATGGAAATATGCTAAAAATTACCCGTGATCATTCTTCCGTAGGTATGAAGGAAGATAGCGGATATCTTACAGAAGCCGAAGCAATGCAACATCCGCGCCGCAACGAGATCAGCAAAATGGCGGGGGAGCAGTTCCTGGATGCGGAGGATTCCAATCATTATTTCGATATTACGGAACACAGTTTTTTGCCGGGAGACATCGCGCTGTTTTGTTCCGACGGGCTCACAGACCTGGTGACACAGGCCCAGATGGCAGAAATACTGGCCTCCTCCGGCTCGCTCCGGCTTAAAACGCAACAGCTGATCGATAAGGCCAATGCACTGGGTGGAAAAGACAATATTACAGTGGTGCTGGCTACGTATGCGGCCGCTAAAAAGCCGGGCCGCAAAAGAACGAAAGAGGCTATTGAGATCCCGATTGCAACAACCGATGACGAACCCAATGAAGCAATGTCTGTTATGCCTACAACCTCCTCCAAAAAAAAAATAAGCATTCTTCCCGTGATCATCGCGTTTATCGTTGGCTTTTTGGCAAACTGGACGGGAACTAAATTTTTTTTCAAAACAAATGAACCTCCAGCGGCTCTGCCGGATACAACAGCAATTCCGGTAGATAGTCTGCCGGTAACAGACAGCGCCCGGTTACAGCAACTGGACACATTGATCAATGCAACGGATACCATCTACCGGGATAGTGTTCGCCGCAATGCACTGCAAGGTTATTAA